The following proteins are co-located in the Acipenser ruthenus chromosome 35, fAciRut3.2 maternal haplotype, whole genome shotgun sequence genome:
- the LOC131696729 gene encoding uncharacterized protein LOC131696729 isoform X2 has protein sequence MESVPIKEELPKLELVPIRLEFTGLAALPIKQELCETPCDSIKPVVFGIKAERNELEISQTEEPVPMKEEVLEMVRIKLEPLKEEVLLKPGKEESEDLKAAPTELGPVHLRECSVVLERIYVRKQGSGEEGSPNSTQGGGQDDESSHSECSPAVQQLKQGPS, from the coding sequence ATGGAATCAGtcccgattaaagaggagctccctaaacttgaactggtccccattagactggAGTTCACTGGACTGGctgccctccccattaaacaggagctctgtgagacgcCCTGTGACAGCATCAAGCCAGTGGTGTTTGGAATTAAAGCTGAGCGCAACGAACTGGAGatctcccagacagaagaaccagtTCCTAtgaaagaagaggtgctggaaatggtgcGTATTAAACTGGAGCCCCTGAAAGAGGAGGTACTCTtgaaaccagggaaggaagaatctgaagacttgaaagcagcccccactGAGCTGGGTCCGGTacacctgcgggagtgtagcgtggtgctggagagaatctatgtgagaaagcaaggctctggagaggaaggctctcccaacagcacgcaaggaggtggacagGACGACGAGAGCTCACATTCAGAGTGCAGTCCAGCAG